The Deltaproteobacteria bacterium genomic interval AAACAAAACCATTATAAATTTTTTAAACAAAATCCTATCCCCTTCTTTTATAATTCTTGCACAGATTCTAAAGTAAATTTTTGCATTATTTGTGTAAATGGATTTATGAATTCAATGCAACTTGCTTGCAACGATAATCTAGGATTTGAATCTCCTCCATAGAGTTTATCTCCGACAATGGGACTTCCTAAGTAGTGTAACTGGGCTCTGATTTGATGTGTCCTTCCTGTTTCTAATTCAATCTTCACCTTATCGTATTTCTTAATTGGATTTAAATTAAACCGATCTCTCAGGAAAGCGCTTTCCAGTTCACTGACTTCTAAAATATTTAACTCGCAAATTTTTGCATTTTCTTCCTTTTGAGAGATTATCACCTTAGGTGCTCTTTTAGAATTCCTCATCCAATGGACTTGCTTTCCTAAAGGCAATTGAGAATTTAAAACAATGGCTTCGTATTGTTTACGAATTTTCCTCTGTTGAAAGATTCGATGAAACTCCTCTTGGGCTCTTCGTGTTTTTGCGAGAATCAGTAACCCTTGAGTTTCGACATCTAACCGATGGACTGAAAAATAGCTTTGCCCGTTAAGTTTTTCTAACTGAACAAGAATATTTTCTGTAGCATTATCCAAACAGGGATGTATGGGTACACCTGCTGGTTTATCCAAAACAAGAAATTGATCTTCTTCATAAATGATTCTTTGTTCAAGATTTTCCCATAAATAAAAATATCTTCGCGGACAAAAATGGAACCTTAAAAGACTGTTGGCACTCATTTTTTCAGTTCTCCATTTATCTGAAACCATTCGGACGTCTTGACAATAAACAGCCCCAAATTGAATCAAACTACTTAGATCAAAAAATCCATTGGCGATTAAATCCTGGTGATCTCCTGATGCCAAGACCTGAGTAAATGCTCTCTCTGCAAGGCTTTTTATTGAATTTTCCCAAAGCACTTCCAAAGAGATCTCATTCTGGGTTACAAAATGCAGTACCGTTTGATGATGTCCAGAAAATTTATATTTATGCATAGAGAAATTTCAGGCTTTTTTAATACTTTTCGCAATACCTTTCATGTACAATATGCGAACAACTATACCAATTCTTATTGGTATAACAGGTCTCGGCATTAAGTTAAACTTAATTAAGATACCTAAAACTGTTTTCATTTTTATTCTTTCTAGGAGTTGTTTTTTTGGAGAATTTGTTTAATCACGAAATATTTCAATGGTTTGCTCAATTTGCCTTTGAACCAAATAAAGTTTATCTTGGTGTTTGTTTCATGATGCTTGCCTCTGCCTTAGGGCTACCTCTGCCTGAAGAAATCACTTTGGTAAGTGTTGGTTTTTTAGCCTTTATGGGTTCGAGACCTGATTTGTTTCCTCCCCCTTACCCAAGTGCCCCTGTTGTGAATGTTCACGAAGCCGCCTTTATCTCTTTTCTTGCCGTCTTTGGCAGTGACTTTCTTATTTATTTTATCGGCAGAAAATGGGGTCGAAAAATATTACATCATCAACGAATGAAAAAGATATTATCCGAGACCGTCCTTGCAAAGGTTGAGTCCTGGACTAAAAAATATGGCAATTTTGCCGTTTTTGTTTTTAGATTTACCCCTGGTATCAGATTTCCAGGTCATTTAGCCAGTGGCATGTTAAAATTTTCAGCTTGGAAGTTTGCACTTGTGGACGGATTTGCAGCTTTAGTCAGTGTTCCTACGCAAATTTATTTAATTGCAACCTATGGAAAAGAAATACTATCTGTCATCCATAAATTTAAAATCTTTCTGTTTATTAGCATTCTTCTGGTCATAGTTTATTTTATTATAAAAAAACTAAAAGAAAAATATCATAGCAAACAATTGGAGAAGCCGACTTGACCTTTAACCATGAAGATCACTTGCTTGTTGCCATCGATTACTTTATTGATTTTGCAAACAATGTTTTTTTGTTAGGCTATGATCTGAGAATCGATGCTTATTCCTATTGCCGGTTTCCACGGCATTTCTATTTTGAATCCATAGAGTTTAACACCATCCTGCGAGTTCAAAAAAACAGAATTGAAAGTAATATGGAAACCATGCCTCATTCTCTTGATGAAAATTATTTTTATTTAGTTAGCTCCATTTCTCCAGATGATTTAAACCCCATTGAAAAGATTTATTATACTCATTATCAGAAAAAAAAATCAGAACTTCTCACTGATGAAAACCCAAATCCAAACCGCCTTTGGATTCAAACAGGTACGGTTAAAAAAGTAACTGAAGTGGTTTCTCTGCTTGGGAAATGCCTGGATCTAAAAATTATATGCACTTCCAATCTCCATTCTCCGGCAACCCCAACCTTAATTCCCAAAGCTGATTTTGAAATCACTGCCAGAACTCAAGAATTCGATTTTCAAGTTGAGGATTCAATTATTTTTCTAATTAAAAAAAATATCTCTTCACAGGGAATGACTCTAACATTATTGGGTGTAAAACCAAAAAAAGAATCAGCAAGTTACTTGAACTCTACTTTTCTAGATAAAAAAAATGACCAAATCAAGTGGATCGACTACCGATAAAGTATTAGCTTGCTTTCTTAATGAAGTGTTTCGAATTCAATTCAGTGCAAACATGTAAACTAACTGAGTGTTGATGATCATGAAAATTATTTTCCGGCCAAAATATTTTCTCATAACCTTCCTGTATACCAAATATTTCTTCTCGTATTTTAAATAAGAGCCCTGCTTCTGACCCCAACAACCAGTCCATTTGAACCAAATACAATGCCTCTTCGAGCTCCTTTGGTTTTAAGGAAGACGTAAATTTCTCTGGCAAGTGATCTATCAAATGACAGGCATTATGAGAGTATTGATGGAATCCCCTATTCAATGGCTCAAACAAGAGTTTTTCAATTTTGATATCACTGCTGCTACCAGAAATAAAAGGAACGAATATTTTTTTAAAGTGATGGTACATGAGAGCATCGTTAACAATATATTCGGCCTTTGGAAGGTAATCAGTGATAGAATCCATCTTTAGGCCCTCATGACTAGAATCTTCTACATAAGAATTAAAATCGAAAGCAACCAAGGATCTGATATTCCACAAAAAGGAATATAAAAATAATAGTTTTTGCTGAAACTCTGGAGAAAAATGAACAGAAAAATTAAACAACAAGGGCTTTCTGAGACTTGATTCTAGATAATCAATCAAATCGTTAACTAAAAAAAGGTCCTTTAAATTGATACTCTCTTTTTTTAGAACCTGATTTAAACAGTGTTCAATTTTTTTCTCAAAATCATTTAACAATTCATCGTTGATGGAATTTGATTGCTCTGATAAGGCAATGACTCTTTTTCTGGAGCGCCCATACATCTCGTAGGATGGCTCTAATTGACGCCAAACATCCACCGAATTTTCCAATTCAAACAAATGACCCTTACCCAAGCTTTTGTTTAAATTATAAAAGCTAAGGAATGCCAAAACATCCGTGAAATACTTTAAAGGCTTTTGGTGTTTGTGATTATGGATATTTTCTTTTTGCAGCTCAAAGGAATAGGGTTTTAGATGTGGTCCTTTTTCTAATTTTAAATCGAATTCAAAAACTTTATTTGCCATTTTTTTATCTCCCTAATGCCTAATGAGTGATAACAGATAAGCGATTATAGATTTCTATCGACAAATTTAGCATTCCTATGAGACTAGTTTTATATGGGGATCCAAAATATTGATTGTCATAATCACCTTGCCGAAGTGTTCAAACAAGACCAAAGAAAGGCACAAGTATATATCGACTTAGCCTTAAAAAAAAATATTGTCTTTTTTATGCAGGGAGGGATTGGTCCTCCTAATTGGGACCATCAACTGGAGTTTAAAAAATGTTACCCCTTGCTCGTTGGACTCTGTTTTGGCCTCCATCCCTATTGGATCTCAGAAAACTCAGAAGCCAGCTGCGAACTCGCCCTAGACAAACTGAGCCATTATTTAGAACGACACTCAAAACAAGAAAATAACATCATTGCCCTTGGAGAAATTGGCTTAGATTTTAGACCCCAAATCGTTAAAGAAAGCAAAGAACTCCAAATAAGAATGTTGGAGTTGCAATTAGAAATGCTCAAGTGGTTTAATATCCCGGCCGTATTTCACTTTGTAAAAGCCTTTAACGAGGCTCAAACGATTCTAAATTGGTGGACAGACTCTCATCTGAAAGGAATGATTCATTCATTTAATGGAACTAGTGAGCAAGCCCAATTCTGGGTAGAAAAGGGGCTGTTACTTTCTATCGGAGGTCCTGTTTGTTATCCAAAAAATCAGAGGCTCCATCAAGCCTTGCTTCATATTCCACTGGACCACCTTCTCCTTGAAACAGACTCCCCAGACCAATCTCCCCCTACTTATCCAAAAGGCGAGAATCAGCCGACTTCGCTTTGGGATGTTGCAAAAAAAATAGGATCCATAAGAAAACTAGACGCCGAAGAAATTCTTGATATAAGTAATCAAAATTTTCAAAGAGTTTTTGGAGAAATACCTTATGGAAGCTAATCAAATAACTGAAACAAAATATGTCCTTCATCGACGTTTCGATCGCCTTGCCAGATTGATTGGAGACGCTAAAATGGAAGCATTGTTTTCAAAACACGTGATGATCATTGGCCTTGGGGGTGTGGGTTCATGGGCGGCAGAGAGTCTTGCAAGATCGGGCATTGGACAAATAACCTTAGTCGATTTTGATGAAATTTGTATCACCAATGCCAATCGTCAGCTTCATACCTTAACCGGTCTTATTGGAAAGAAAAAAGCCCAAGTCATGGGCGAAAGATTGCAAAAAATCAATCCTCAGGCCAGAATTAACTGCCTCAATGTTTTTTACAACGCTGAAAATTCAGCATCTATTTTATCACACCAACCTGATTATATTATTGATGCCATTGATAATATCACTGCCAAATGTCATTTGATTGCCACCGCAAAAAATAAAAATATTAAGTTGATAACCAGTGGCGGCTCTGGAGCCAAACTAGATCCAACAAAAATCAAAATTTCTGATCTTGCAACTACAGAAATTGATCCCTTATGTGCCACTTTAAGAAAACTTCTTCGACAAAACTATGACTTTCCAAAAGAAAGATTTTTTGGAATTCCCTGTGTTTGGTCTGATGAAGAGCCAAGAGATCCTCTTGCCCTTCATTATGACCAGGGAGAAGGGTTTAAATGTGTTTGCCCTCAAGGCCAAAACAATCTTCACTCTTGTGAACATCGAAATGTTATCCATGGGACAGCTAGTTTTGTTACCGGTTCCTTTGGATTGAGCCTTGCCTCTTGGGTTGTCAGAGATATTTTAGGAGAAATCAAACCATGATTGGTTATACTCTTTTTTTCTCTATTGGTTTTTTTACTATTCTTGTCGGTTCTATTTTAGTAGGGATTACTTTTAAAAGTTGGTATTTAGAATACAAAGATAAAAAAAGATAAAACTTCTAGAATTTTAAAAAATTGTATGATATTTCCACGCAACGAAAGACATGGGTTACGCCTATGACTCAAATCGAGGCCGCAGGAGGAAGGCGACTGAGGCTTGGCCAAGGCCAAGTCGCAGGGAGTCCGACCGACGAGAACGAAGAGTTGAGTCATAGGCGTAACCCATGCAACGAAAGATCACTCAAAGGGGAATTTATGTCAGTAACTGAATTTATCAATCATCATTACCGTCACTTTAATGCTAGGGCCCTTAAAGATGCAGCTCAAGGTTATAAAGAGCATGTTGAAAAAGGTGGCGAAATGTTACTGACAATGGCAGGAGCCATGAGCACCGCTGAGATCGGCCTTTCTCTTGCGGAAATGATACGACAGGGAAAAGTACAGGCTATTTCCTGTACCGGGGCTAATCTTGAAGAAGATGTTTTTAATCTGGTCGCCCATAATCATTACGAAGTGATTCCTAACTATCGAGACCTCACTCCAAAAGATGAACAACGCCTATTAGAAAAACATTTAAATCGAGTGACCGACACCTGCATTCCCGAGGAAGAAGCCATTCGAAGAATTGAAAAAGTAGTTCTCGAAGAGTGGCAAAATGCAGATCAAACAGGAAAAAGATTTTTTCCCCATGAATTTATGTATAAAATTCTTCTTTCTGGAAAATTAGAAAAGTATTACCAAATTGATCCAAAGGATTCTTGGTTATTGGCAGCGGCTCAGAAAAATCTACCGATGATTGTTCCAGGTTGGGAAGACTCGACTCTTGGAAATATTTTTACAGGTCATATATTAAAAGGGGATGTTAAAAATGTTCATACCGTAAGAACAGGTATTGAGTACATGACTTTCTTTGCTGAATGGTATATGAAAACAGCAACCAAAAAATCAGTTGGCTTTTTTCAAATAGGCGGTGGAATCGCTGGTGATTTCCCGATTTGCGTTGTGCCCATGTTAGCTCAAGATTTACAATACAGCGAAGTCCCTTTATGGAGCTACTTTTGCCAAATTAGCGACTCCACGACGTCCTATGGTTCATACAGTGGAGCGGTTCCTAATGAAAAAATCACTTGGGGAAAACTTGCTATTGAGACCCCTAAACACATGATCGAATCAGATGCTAGTATTGTCGCACCTTTGATTTTCTCTTATGTTTTAGGAAAGTAGAATTCTAAATACACTTAATAAGAACAATCTTGTCATTAGTTAACTTTGAATCCGCATTAGGTATTTTTTTAACTTGGTCGTTATCTTTGAGGGATAGGCCTCTTACAAATAAGACCGAAGAGCCTTTGGTTAATTTTATCTTATTTAAGACAAGATTATCCGAAGAAACCTTATTTGGTTCAGATAATATTTTTTCATCAGTCAAACACTGAAAACTGGCCATAATTCCATTATCTTTATCCGCATTATTTTCGATAATATCTACTGTCGATACGCCTTCTTTTAATTCTTTTTTAATAATACCGGCTTCGGCCTCATAGTTTGAAGCCTCCACTTTTGAAGAACATGAAATTAAAAATGGTTTGGATAAAAGTGAATCTGAATTTTTGAATCTCATAGTTGAATGGATCTGAGAATTGTTTGTCAGTAGCAGCTTCAGCTCTATATTTTTTAAATCATCAGGGTTTAAAAGATTGTTAAATACATCTTTATCTTTTAAGCTCCTTAAGTCAGAACAGCCAACCTGCACTTTTACGAAATTAGTACTGTCTTTTCGAGAATCAATAGAAAGCTCTGCTGCCATCGCTTTGTCCTCTTCTAAATGAAGACTCATTGTCGAGTTCTCTGGGATATTAGGATAGGTGCTTAAAACGTCAGTGGGTGTTGGTTTTCCTGGATTTTGCTGAGCCGAGGTCTTTTCTGTATTAGGCTCGCCATTAGGAGTTTTATTTTCTTCTGCTTTTTTACAGGCTTCATTCTTCCCTTTATCTTTTCCATCACATTGCAATCCACTTCCTTGCACCGCTTTTCCAATTTGCCCTTGTTTTTTCTCTTTTTTTCCACAAGATATTAAAAAAGCAAAAACAGCAATCGAAAGAATAAACCAATTTTTCATAGGAACTCCTTACTCAGAGATCCATGCTCACTTTATGCCAAAGGAAATGAGATACCTTGCAATAGGGAATGGAAAAATTCCAAAATTATCAAAAAAATACACTTCTTGGCACTACAGATGTTGAAACTTTTGACAGTACCTGAATAGCCGCTTAAATTAATCCTATTACTTTTAGGAGTTCTATGCCCAAAAAACTTAATGGCACTCAATTCGTTTTATTCTTTATTACCTTTCTTTCTCTGGCCTCTTGCAATAGAGAAATGGCTGTTAAAAGTGGAGTAGCCAAAGGTAATGACACTCCACCTAGTTACAAATTAGATTCTAAAAATGGATGTTTCGTGATGGGAATTGTTGGAGGCTCCAAAGTGGATGAAACAAGTCCACTGGGAAATCACTTGCTTCTGATTCGATCCACTTTCCAAAATAATACACCTGGTTCAACAGAAAAAATAGAAGTTATATGTACGGGTACCTTGATTAAGAAAAATTCCGTTTTGACCGCCGCCCATTGCTTTTATAAAAGTAATTACACCCTTATATTTTCCTCTATCAATGCAAGTAAAGATTTACTCTGCTCCAGTGGCTTTAATAAAAGTTTAATCTTCGAAATCACCTCGCAAAATATACATCCTAAGTATAATCCAATTAAGGATAAATCACTGGAGGATATCACTCCAGAATATGACTTAGCCGTTGTTCATTTTGAAGGTTCTTTACCTGCTAACTATATGCCTCTAAATATAAATGAAAGTGGAATTAAAAAAATTAAAGATACTAAAAATCTGGAGCTTATCATTGCTGGATATGGACAGATCTCTACTCAAAGTAAACTACCTCCTGAATTAAGATTTGCTAAAAAGCAACAAAGTCAGATTCTCATATCGCAATTTATCCCTTCAGCTAAAAAAGAAATTGATTTAATAAATCAAAAGGGGATTTTTGGACTTAAAAAGAATGATTCTAAAAATTTTTGTCATGGAGATTCAGGTGGGCCGCTCTTGATTAATACTGAAAGCGGACTTGAAATATTAGGTATCGCCTCCTTTCTTGTTGGAAACAAGAAAAACACCATTTGTGAAGATGGAAATATGTATTATACCGAAATTTCTGAATTCCCAGATCATGTCGAATGGATAAAGGAGGTTATCCAATGAAACTATTTTTTCAAAAAAATATCACTTCCTTTTTTATCTTTTTTTATTTGTTGATTGCCTTTGTGAATGACGGGTTCATGGGAACCGATGAATACTGGAATGCGATGGTAAAGTACCTGCCAGCACAAACTGCCAAAGTAACTACCCTTGTCGATGCCGAAGATGTTAAATCCCCGCTACAAGTTCTTCCTATGTTTCTTGCTGCGCAAATTGCTTGGAAAATAAATATAGAACATCCCTATGACCAGTACCGATTTACAATTATTTTTCTAACTTCCCTAAGTATTTTAATTTATCTTTTGTCATTTCATTTATTAACGAAATATAAAAACTGGAAGAATGAAAATGATTCCATTCTATTTATTGGGCTCATGACCTTCTATTTTGCCGCCTCATTTGCCCTCACCCGGCCAATGTTTGAATCGCTCGGAGCCCCGTGGATATTGCTCTCTTGTGGATTTTTCCGTAAATACCAAACTACAAACAACATTTTTTCATTGATACTCAGTACCCTTGCCGTCAGTATGGCTTTTGTTCTACGCCAGCAAACTGGCATTGGTGCCCTCACAATTCCCCTCTTATTAATTCTTGACAAAGATTATCGAGGTTTTTTCATTTCTACTTTAACCGGCTTGTTTGCCTTTTTGATTTCTGGTCTTCCAGATCTTTTTCTACGTGGCGAATTTCACCAGTCACTGGTGGCAGTTACCACTTATAATATCAAACATGGACAAGAGTACGGAAACACAACAATTTGGTTTTATCCTTTCATGTTAGTCATGATGAGTTTTTTGCCCTTTTATTTTTCAAAGAAGTATGAAAAGAACTTCATTTCAACAAACTTGATTCAACAAAAATTTAGTCTTGTTTTTATTTTCTTTTTTGTATTACTGCATTCCTATTTTCCACAAAAATTTGAACGATTTTTAATTTCTATAATCCCATTGGTTCTTGTCGTCATAACACCCTTTCTGGGACATTTGGTTTATAACTATAAGCAATACAAATGGCGACTTTCATTCCTTGCTCTCATTAATTTAATCCTCCTCTTTACAGCCAGCTTTCGCCCCTCGCAAAGTAATATTATTCAAATGGCATTATATATAGACAGGCACCCTGAAGTTTTAAAAGTATTAAATTATGGAAAAACTTTAGAATGGATTCCAGAGAAATTTATTGTTAAAAATCATCATTACCAAATAATAGATGTCGATGATTCTGGTTTACTAGACTTAAACCATGAAAAGTGTGAAAATATCCTTGTTATTAATGAATATGAATATAAGGCTCACCCAGAGAAATTTTCTAAATTTAAAATTAAAGATATTTTCGGTGTTAATTTTATTGAAGCCTTATCTTATAAATTGAATCAAAAAAATAACATTAGAAGATCACCCTTGATTGTTTTAGGATGTTAGGAAAACTTATGAAAATTTTTCTGGGAATTCTTATAGGGATTTCGCTTATATTAACCAGCTGTTCATCTTTATTTTACTATCCAAGTTCCGATGAGTTTTACAAAAAGGAACTATTCCCTTTTCCAATTGAAGATAATTTTATAACCGATCAAAAAGGTAATCAAATTCATTACTGGTATCTCAAGTCAGAAAAAGCAAAAGGAAAAATTCTTTTATTTCATGGCAATGCTCAGAATTTAACTTCCCATGTGGGATTACTTGCCTGGATTGTGAAATACAACTATGACTTAATGATCTTTGATTATCCAGGCTATGGGAAGTCTTCAGGAAAACCTTCACCTGAGTCTACAGTTATTTCAGGGATTGCAGCTATCGAAAAAATAATAGCCATAAATCCAGAGCTACCCCTTTTTCTTTACGGTCATAGTTTGGGTGGACAGATTTTGCAAAAATGCATCAATTTAAAATCAGAAGTTAACTATAAAGCTCTCTTTGTCGAAGCCTCTTTTTTGTCCTATAGAAACGTGGCCAGAGATGCCCTAGCCAAAAATTGGATCACTTGGATTTTTCAACCTGTTGGATGGATGGTGATGAGTGATGAATGGGCCGGTGATCCTTCATCCATAGCGCCAAAACCATTGTACGTCATTCATGGAGAGCAGGATAAGGTAGTTAGCCTATCACAGGGGCAACAGATTTTTGACAAAGCCAAATCTCCTAAAACTTTTATACCTATCAAGAACGCAGGTCATGGCAATATCTATTACATTGAAAATGGTAAATATCGAAATCAACTCTTAACTATTTTAAATTCTTTTATTTAGTTTTAAAAGCCATCCAAACATTGAAGGGCCCTAAATATTTCCTGTAAGCATATTTGCCAATTGATTGAGCCGTTCGTTACTTTCTTTTCCCATTGGTTTTTTACAAAAAAAGGCAATTTCAGAAAAATTACGATCAAGCAGTTCTGTAAACATAAAAACATGACTAAAGGTACTTGATTTATCATAAATATTTAAGATAATTTCCGGATCATCCATTATCAAGGTCCAATTTTTTGTGCTTTCTCCGATCGTTGACTCAAGATCAAAAATTATTGGAGAAAGGTCATCCATAAATGGCAGCTTTGCTAGGATATTTCCTTTAAACTGCAAATAGAGAAGCCTTTCATTTCGTATTTCATTCACTTCATCAGAACTGCAAAAGTTTTCCCCTGAAGTGAGAGTGATAAAAACTGTTTTTTTATTCTCCTGTAAAGACTTGTGAACATAATTTCGAATGGCTTTCTGTTTTTCATGACTATTATAAGCAATAAAAAAAGTCCGCCGACTGTCTAGTGATTCCATTTTCAAATTTGCATTTTTTAAAATTAATTCAATATCCGATACGAGTTGACCTCCATGGATTGGCTTAATTAAACAACCCGTCGCACCTAAACTATAAATTTTTTCGCGTGTGTCCAACGAGCTTTCACTTGATAAACATAAAATGGGAATTGCCGACAAAAAAGGATGAACTTTAAAGTGGGACAATATTTCGTAACTATTTGCATTCTTCATATCCAAATCAAGAACGATCACATTGGGAAAGTATTCCTGAGCCAGAACCAAAGCCTCTGCCCCTTGAGATGCGAACCGAAGGCTATAATCACTTTTTAAAGCCCCTTCTATAAAAGTTAATGACCCTTTATCGTCATCAATCACAAGAACGCGGCGTTTAGAAACTTCTTTTTTTACAGCCGTCATTAAAAGCCCTAGCCTTTCGTCAATACATAAATCTATGAATTTACTATCGACTTTCTAGCCTATAACTTTAGCGCTTATTTGCCGAACAGATGCCAGAGGAGAGTTTTTGGCAAATAAGAATTTCCGTCTTTATGAGGCCCGCATTTTTTCTGCGATCAGTTTCCTTTTTTTATGCGGAATCTTTGCCGTTCTGGCCTCTACAGCAAATGAGGGAAGATTTCAACAGGAAGCTCCTAACTGGTTAATTGCTACCATGTACTTATATTTAATTTTCATTTTTTTTAGGACTGTCTTTCATCTTCTTTTTTCTTTTGCTTGGTTATTATTTCGAAGAGATTTAAAAAATCCTCCGAACCATTTCCCATTAATTTCAATTATTGTTCCTTGCTACCAAGAAGAATTGGTTATCGATACCGCCATTAAGTCCATTCTTGAGCTAAATTATCCCAATTTTGAAGTCATCATTGTAGACGACGGTTCCACCGATCTAACATTTGAGAAAGCTAGAAATCTAATAGAAAACAAACGACTACGTGCTATCTTTCAAAAAAATTCAGGAAAGGCCTCTGCCCTTAACCGAGGAATCAGCGAAGCCAGAGGCGAGTATGTTTTCTGTATGGATGCTGATAGTAAATTGTCTCCTGATGTCTTACTACAAGGAATAAAACATTTTTCAAACAACAGCAACTTGGCTGCGGTCGCAGGAAGCGTTCGAATTGGAAATGCAGAAAATGTAATATGTGCTTTTCAAAAATTGGAATATATCACAGCTCTTAATTTTCTGAAGCTGGCCCAGTCATTTTTACAGATAGTTACCGTGGTGCCAGGACCGGTGGGTTTATTTAAAAAGGAAAAAATTCAGAATATTGGTGGGTATAAAACAGAAACCTTTGCCGAGGATTGTGATCTCACCTTGCGGCTACTCATGGCTGGATATGCGGTTATTTACGAACCAAAGATGTATGCGATAACTGAGGCACCTGAAGAATTTAATTCTCTAATTAAACAACGCTATCGTTGGTCACGCGGAATCGTTCAAGCCATTAAATTGAATTCAAAGTGGTTACTATCTCCTCTGAGTAATCTTCGAAATTTTTTTATAATGTGGTATATGTTGGTTGAAAGTATTGTTATTCCCACTGTGAATTATCTTTTTGTTATGGTGGCTATTTTCATGGCCCTCAAGTCAGAATCACACATTATTATTGGTTACTATTTTTCGCAATTGGTACTGCTTGACTTGGTTATTATCACTTACAGTCTTATAACAGAAAATTTTTCCTTTAGACTTTTACTTCTTGGATTTGTAAATCGTTTCACTTACGGATTAGCTTTAGAAATACAAAGATTTTTCGCTATTTTTGATGAACTTTTTGAATTACCTATGACCTGGGGTAAGCTTGAAAGGAAGGGGTTGAAATGAATATCTATTCTATTTTAAACGCCGTCATCCTTGGTTTGAGTCTTGCTACCATCCTTATTACTTTAGTTGCTTTCATCATTTATCAAATAAAACGTTTGAATATTAATAACACCCAAAAGGACCATGGATACAAATTAGAATCAATTTTTTTTATAAGATATGCCCCTCATATCCAAGAAAAAATTGAAGAATGGAAAAAAAACCAAATTGATACGAAGAGTAAAATTACCAAAAAATTATCTTTTAGTTTTATAAAATTAGGCACTCTATTTGGGATACTAGCAATCGTCCTCATTCTCACACTCCTTACCGCAAGGGGTGGCAAAGAGCTTCTGGAACAAAGAATTTTAGACTCGCAAAATAAAAAAGTTAATGCCTTTAAAAAACAAGGCCTACTAAATAAAAAAACTTTTTCTCAACGTAAAACGGATGGGCCTTTTCCATTTTTAGACCCACAGGATCTTAGAAAGATAATGCAAGAAAATTTCGAATTTCTAAAAAAAAGAAAAATAGGACTTTGGGTATCAAAGTTAAATCCACTTGATAGAGAATCACAACATTTGGCGGCAAGGGAGGGGTGGCAACATTTCTTCAAAACAAATCAAATCACTTATGAACTTATTAATTTTCCAGAAGATGAAATACTTTATTATGACGTTGTCATTG includes:
- a CDS encoding TatD family hydrolase, with protein sequence MGIQNIDCHNHLAEVFKQDQRKAQVYIDLALKKNIVFFMQGGIGPPNWDHQLEFKKCYPLLVGLCFGLHPYWISENSEASCELALDKLSHYLERHSKQENNIIALGEIGLDFRPQIVKESKELQIRMLELQLEMLKWFNIPAVFHFVKAFNEAQTILNWWTDSHLKGMIHSFNGTSEQAQFWVEKGLLLSIGGPVCYPKNQRLHQALLHIPLDHLLLETDSPDQSPPTYPKGENQPTSLWDVAKKIGSIRKLDAEEILDISNQNFQRVFGEIPYGS
- a CDS encoding deoxyhypusine synthase family protein; the protein is MSVTEFINHHYRHFNARALKDAAQGYKEHVEKGGEMLLTMAGAMSTAEIGLSLAEMIRQGKVQAISCTGANLEEDVFNLVAHNHYEVIPNYRDLTPKDEQRLLEKHLNRVTDTCIPEEEAIRRIEKVVLEEWQNADQTGKRFFPHEFMYKILLSGKLEKYYQIDPKDSWLLAAAQKNLPMIVPGWEDSTLGNIFTGHILKGDVKNVHTVRTGIEYMTFFAEWYMKTATKKSVGFFQIGGGIAGDFPICVVPMLAQDLQYSEVPLWSYFCQISDSTTSYGSYSGAVPNEKITWGKLAIETPKHMIESDASIVAPLIFSYVLGK
- a CDS encoding DedA family protein; protein product: MMLASALGLPLPEEITLVSVGFLAFMGSRPDLFPPPYPSAPVVNVHEAAFISFLAVFGSDFLIYFIGRKWGRKILHHQRMKKILSETVLAKVESWTKKYGNFAVFVFRFTPGIRFPGHLASGMLKFSAWKFALVDGFAALVSVPTQIYLIATYGKEILSVIHKFKIFLFISILLVIVYFIIKKLKEKYHSKQLEKPT
- a CDS encoding tRNA threonylcarbamoyladenosine dehydratase — protein: MEANQITETKYVLHRRFDRLARLIGDAKMEALFSKHVMIIGLGGVGSWAAESLARSGIGQITLVDFDEICITNANRQLHTLTGLIGKKKAQVMGERLQKINPQARINCLNVFYNAENSASILSHQPDYIIDAIDNITAKCHLIATAKNKNIKLITSGGSGAKLDPTKIKISDLATTEIDPLCATLRKLLRQNYDFPKERFFGIPCVWSDEEPRDPLALHYDQGEGFKCVCPQGQNNLHSCEHRNVIHGTASFVTGSFGLSLASWVVRDILGEIKP
- a CDS encoding trypsin-like serine protease — encoded protein: MPKKLNGTQFVLFFITFLSLASCNREMAVKSGVAKGNDTPPSYKLDSKNGCFVMGIVGGSKVDETSPLGNHLLLIRSTFQNNTPGSTEKIEVICTGTLIKKNSVLTAAHCFYKSNYTLIFSSINASKDLLCSSGFNKSLIFEITSQNIHPKYNPIKDKSLEDITPEYDLAVVHFEGSLPANYMPLNINESGIKKIKDTKNLELIIAGYGQISTQSKLPPELRFAKKQQSQILISQFIPSAKKEIDLINQKGIFGLKKNDSKNFCHGDSGGPLLINTESGLEILGIASFLVGNKKNTICEDGNMYYTEISEFPDHVEWIKEVIQ
- a CDS encoding RluA family pseudouridine synthase: MHKYKFSGHHQTVLHFVTQNEISLEVLWENSIKSLAERAFTQVLASGDHQDLIANGFFDLSSLIQFGAVYCQDVRMVSDKWRTEKMSANSLLRFHFCPRRYFYLWENLEQRIIYEEDQFLVLDKPAGVPIHPCLDNATENILVQLEKLNGQSYFSVHRLDVETQGLLILAKTRRAQEEFHRIFQQRKIRKQYEAIVLNSQLPLGKQVHWMRNSKRAPKVIISQKEENAKICELNILEVSELESAFLRDRFNLNPIKKYDKVKIELETGRTHQIRAQLHYLGSPIVGDKLYGGDSNPRLSLQASCIEFINPFTQIMQKFTLESVQEL